A DNA window from Lagenorhynchus albirostris chromosome 5, mLagAlb1.1, whole genome shotgun sequence contains the following coding sequences:
- the PXYLP1 gene encoding 2-phosphoxylose phosphatase 1, with translation MLFRNRFVLLLALAALLAFVSLSLQFFHLIPVSAAKNGVTGKNRKRIMPDPVTEPPVTDPVYEALLYCNIPRVAERSMEGHAPHHFKLVSVHVFIRHGDRYPLYVIPKTKRPEIDCTLVANRKPYHPKLEAFVSHMSKGSGASFESPLHSLPLFPSHQLCEMGELTQTGVVQHLQNGQLLRDVYLKKHRLLPSDWSTEQLRLETTGKSRTLQSGLALLYGFLPDFDWKKIYFRHQPSALFCSGNCYCPLRNQYLEKEQRRQYLLRLKNRQLERTYEEMARIVDTSTKQLRAANPIDAMLCLFCHNVSFPCTRNGCVNMEHFKVIKRHQIEDESERREKKLYLGYALLGAHPILNQTVGRMRRAAEGRKEELFALSSAHDVTLAPILSALGLTEARFPRFAARLIFELWQDREKPGEHSVRILYDGVDVTFHTSFCQDHHKRSPKPMCPLENFVRFVKRDMFVALGSGSTNYFDACHREGS, from the exons atgctTTTCCGCAATCGCTTCGTGCTGCTGCTGGCCCTGGCTGCGCTGCTGGCCTTCGTGAGCCTCAGCCTTCAGTTCT TCCACCTGATCCCAGTGTCGGCAGCTAAGAATGGAGTCACTGGCAAGAATCGAAAGAGGATCATGCCTGACCCGGTGACGGAGCCCCCCGTGACGGACCCCGTTTACGAAGCCCTTTTGTACTGCAACATTCCACGTGTGGCCGAGCGCAGCATGGAAG GTCACGCTCCGCATCATTTTAAGCTGGTCTCAGTGCATGTGTTCATTCGACACGGGGACAGGTACCCACTGTATGTCATTCCCAAAACGAAGCGCCCAGAAATTGACTGCACTCTGGTGGCTAACAG GAAACCGTATCACCCTAAACTGGAGGCTTTCGTGAGTCACATGTCCAAAGGATCTGGAGCCTCTTTCGAAAGCCCCCTGCACTCCCTGCCTCTTTTTCCCAGCCACCAGCTGTGTGAGATGGGAGAGCTCACACAGACAG GGGTTGTGCAGCATCTGCAGAATGGCCAGCTGCTGAGGGACGTCTACCTGAAGAAACACAGACTCCTGCCCAGTGACTGGTCCACAGAGCAGCTTCGCTTAGAGACCACTGGCAAAAGCCGGACGCTGCAGAGTGGGCTGGCTCTGCTTTATGGCTTTCTCCCAGATTTTGACTGGAAGAAGATTTATTTCCGGCACCAGCCCAGCGCTCTGTTCTGCTCCGGGAACTGCTACTGCCCGCTGAGGAACCAGTACCTAGAAAAGGAGCAGCGTCGGCAGTACCTGTTGCGTTTGAAAAACAGGCAGCTGGAGAGGACCTACGAGGAGATGGCCAGGATCGTGGACACCTCCACCAAGCAGCTCCGGGCCGCCAACCCCATAGACGCCATGCTCTGCCTCTTCTGCCACAACGTCAGCTTCCCCTGCACCAGGAATGGCTGTGTTAACATGGAGCACTTCAAGGTGATCAAGAGGCATCAGATAGAGGACGAGAGCGAGAGGCGGGAGAAGAAACTGTATCTGGGGTACGCGCTCCTGGGCGCCCACCCCATCCTGAACCAGACCGTGGGCCGCATGCGGCGCGCGGCAGAGGGCCGGAAGGAAGAGCTCTTTGCTCTCTCCTCTGCTCACGACGTCACTCTGGCCCCGATTCTCAGTGCCTTGGGCCTTACAGAAGCCAGGTTCCCGAGGTTCGCGGCCAGGTTGATCTTTGAGCTCTGGCAAGACAGAGAGAAGCCCGGCGAGCACTCCGTCCGGATTCTCTACGACGGTGTCGATGTCACGTTCCACACCTCGTTCTGCCAGGATCACCACAAGCGGTCTCCCAAGCCCATGTGCCCCCTCGAAAACTTCGTCCGCTTTGTCAAAAGGGACATGTTCGTGGCCCTGGGTAGTGGTAGCACTAATTATTTTGACGCGTGTCACAGGGAAGGATCCTAA